A genomic stretch from Prochlorococcus marinus str. MIT 9312 includes:
- a CDS encoding HEAT repeat domain-containing protein yields MTKNKDPKKESLAEIAVDPDVLARELALEIEIDPLEQIDEDAFSKGFNITQECNEALKMLEGNREERIQGLRIFCEYRDKRSFPLLLPLLDQPCPVERMSAVYALGRNPCPSAVKKLVSLLETDDNAYVRRATAWSLANYDDQIVLQPLISALKNDVAAVRLWSSSSLAEIGNVSLENAQLAAEQLLISLKIDNESGVRSNCIWSLCRLYEKLNNTFQESFVDECTKIALFDKEPSVMEEAKTALDSMGMQGFYN; encoded by the coding sequence ATGACAAAAAATAAGGATCCTAAAAAAGAAAGTCTAGCTGAAATTGCAGTTGATCCAGATGTTTTAGCGAGAGAATTGGCTTTAGAGATTGAAATAGATCCTTTAGAGCAAATTGATGAAGATGCTTTTTCAAAAGGTTTCAATATAACTCAAGAGTGCAATGAAGCTTTAAAAATGCTTGAAGGTAACAGAGAAGAAAGAATACAGGGGTTAAGAATATTTTGTGAATATAGAGATAAAAGATCTTTTCCCCTTTTGTTACCATTACTTGATCAACCTTGCCCTGTTGAAAGAATGAGTGCGGTATATGCTTTAGGTCGTAATCCATGTCCTAGCGCAGTAAAGAAACTTGTCAGCCTTTTGGAGACTGATGATAATGCTTATGTTAGGAGGGCGACTGCATGGAGCTTAGCTAATTATGATGACCAAATTGTTTTACAGCCATTAATTAGTGCTTTAAAGAACGATGTAGCTGCAGTAAGGTTATGGTCATCTAGTTCTTTAGCTGAAATTGGAAATGTTTCTCTGGAAAACGCTCAATTAGCAGCAGAACAGCTTTTAATAAGTTTAAAGATAGATAATGAATCAGGTGTAAGAAGTAATTGCATTTGGTCATTGTGTAGGTTGTACGAAAAATTAAACAATACATTTCAAGAAAGTTTCGTTGATGAATGTACCAAGATAGCCCTTTTCGATAAAGAGCCATCCGTTATGGAAGAAGCAAAAACTGCCTTGGATTCAATGGGGATGCAAGGTTTTTATAATTAA
- the rlmN gene encoding 23S rRNA (adenine(2503)-C(2))-methyltransferase RlmN, which translates to MKNLLGSSIKDLENIALDYGQAAFRGRQIYSWIYNYRNKNKNIDQIEVLPLDFRKKLKDDGFKVSELSFQEKKLANDGTLKLLLSTNDNESIECVGIPTEKRLTACLSSQVGCPMDCKFCATGKEGLKRSLKASEILDQILFIENEMNRKVTNIVFMGMGEPLLNIDELLLSIRSINEDFQISQRKITVSTVAVPKMMSKLSARSFQILGNCQFTLAISLHASNQKTRETIIPSAKNYEIKNIIEDSKQFVKDTGRRVSFEYLMLSGVNDKLEHANELSNLLRGFQCHVNLIQYNQIDEVEFKRASLKNLQLFQSRLSNNGITVSFRKSRGLDKNAACGQLRQNARNK; encoded by the coding sequence TTGAAAAATCTTCTTGGAAGTAGCATTAAAGATTTAGAAAATATAGCTTTAGATTATGGCCAGGCTGCTTTTAGAGGTCGCCAAATCTACAGTTGGATATATAACTATAGAAATAAGAATAAAAATATTGATCAAATAGAAGTTTTACCTTTAGATTTCAGAAAAAAGTTAAAGGATGATGGTTTTAAAGTAAGTGAACTTAGTTTTCAAGAAAAAAAGTTGGCCAATGATGGCACTTTAAAGTTGTTACTGTCTACAAATGATAATGAAAGCATTGAGTGTGTCGGCATACCCACTGAAAAAAGGCTAACTGCATGTCTGTCGAGTCAAGTTGGATGTCCTATGGACTGCAAATTTTGCGCAACGGGGAAAGAGGGTTTGAAGAGATCTTTAAAAGCAAGTGAAATCTTAGATCAAATTTTATTTATTGAAAATGAAATGAATAGAAAAGTGACTAATATTGTTTTCATGGGAATGGGCGAGCCATTGTTGAATATTGATGAATTGCTTTTGTCAATAAGATCAATAAATGAGGATTTTCAGATTAGTCAGAGAAAGATAACTGTAAGCACAGTTGCTGTTCCAAAAATGATGAGTAAATTATCAGCAAGGTCTTTTCAAATTTTAGGTAATTGTCAATTTACATTAGCAATTAGCCTACATGCTTCAAATCAGAAAACAAGGGAAACCATAATACCAAGCGCAAAAAACTACGAGATCAAAAATATAATTGAAGACTCTAAGCAATTTGTAAAAGATACTGGTCGGAGGGTAAGTTTTGAATATTTAATGCTAAGTGGGGTTAATGACAAATTAGAACATGCCAACGAATTGAGTAATTTGCTAAGAGGTTTTCAATGCCACGTCAATTTAATACAGTACAACCAAATTGATGAGGTTGAATTTAAACGAGCATCTTTAAAAAATCTTCAATTATTTCAATCTAGACTTTCTAATAATGGTATCACTGTTAGCTTTCGAAAAAGTAGAGGTTTAGATAAAAATGCAGCATGTGGTCAGTTAAGACAAAATGCAAGAAATAAATAA
- a CDS encoding high light inducible protein, with protein sequence MIKPEIVPKRKLPRYGFHFYNERLNGRAAMIGFIALILTEFFLKHGLLLW encoded by the coding sequence ATGATTAAGCCAGAGATTGTCCCCAAAAGAAAATTACCCCGTTATGGATTTCATTTTTATAATGAAAGACTTAATGGAAGAGCGGCCATGATTGGATTTATTGCGCTTATTCTTACAGAATTCTTTTTAAAACATGGTTTGCTGTTATGGTGA
- a CDS encoding DNA-directed RNA polymerase subunit beta', with translation MTSSKPKKTSRVRKTTKNSKKNIPLTMPPLAKTPPSFKNKVVDKKALKNLVSWAYKTHGTAITAAMADNLKDLGFKYATQAAVSISVDDLKVPAAKQDLIGQAEEQISATEECYRLGEITEVERHTKVIDTWTETNERLVDAVKDNFNQNDPLNSVWMMANSGARGNMSQVRQLVGMRGLMANPQGEIIDLPIRTNFREGLTVTEYVISSYGARKGLVDTALRTADSGYLTRRLVDVAQDVIVREEDCGTERSIVVEAEDGKFGARLLGRLTAEDILDSEEKLIIPQNTAIDPALSGKIETASITKVKIRSPLTCEANRSVCRRCYGWALAHNHLVDLGEAVGIIAAQSIGEPGTQLTMRTFHTGGVSTAESGVVRSKISGRVEFSSKAKVRGYRTPHGVEAKQAEVDFILKIVPQGNNSNKSQKVEVSSGSLLFVDDGEEISSDITVAQIIAGAVKKSVEKATKDVVCDLAGQVKYDKVIQPKEVTDRQGNITLKAQRLGRLWVLAGDVYNLPPNARPVVSSGKSVVEGTVLAEASQSSEFGGQVRLRESVGDSREVQIVTTSMSLNNFKLIEESTHSGQIYNLESSDGTLYRLNTAPGSKVSNGQVIADLTDERFRTKTGGLVKYSPGLSVKKARSSKNGFEVSQGGTLLWIPQETHEINKDISLLMTEDMKWIEAGTEVVKDIFSQTSGIVTVTQKNDILREITVRNGTFHECDDEEVLNRFTEEGNLVNPGEKILDGIDNKEILFVQKLETSKGRGLLLRTVEEFNIPDQAQLPNLSHVKQEKGPHLGLKAIQRLTYKDGELIKSVDGVELLRTHLSIESFNATPQMTIDVESMEDENDASINRLNLVILESILVRRDTMSDSSHGSTHTELQVKNNTLVKAGDVIATTQILCKEKGLVQLPNVVEDDPIRRLIVEREEDKIKIKISNKAVVKVGDRVVDGDPISGSEKAISCGEIEEVSSSSVTLRIGRPYMVSPDSVLHVEDGDLVLRGDGLALLVFERQKTGDIVQGLPRIEELLEARRPRDSAILCNKSGVVQIKQGNDEESVSLSVIEKDDLVNEYQLLPGKNIMVSDGQQVTGGEVLTDGPINPHELLDCYFSDIRDQKPLIDAARESISKLQRSLVNEVQNVYKSQGVAIDDKHIEVIVRQMTSKVRIEDAGDTTLLPGELIELRQVEDTNQAMAITGGAPAEFTPVLLGITKASLNTDSFISAASFQETTRVLTEAAIEGKSDWLRGLKENVIIGRLIPAGTGFSGFVEELASEAGPHPDILAEESGGYRRAQNLRPDYTVDMPQSPAVSSTAILDDPSDEDLETTRNRHGIDPSSSNFAAFARPSAENQFSEDQLPDPAALEGLQEEGLLSDE, from the coding sequence ATGACATCATCTAAACCAAAAAAAACTTCCAGAGTACGTAAAACTACGAAAAACTCAAAAAAGAATATTCCACTTACAATGCCTCCTTTAGCTAAGACTCCTCCATCTTTCAAGAATAAAGTGGTTGATAAGAAAGCATTAAAAAATTTAGTCTCTTGGGCGTATAAAACTCATGGCACTGCTATAACCGCAGCCATGGCTGATAATTTAAAGGACTTAGGCTTTAAATATGCTACTCAAGCTGCAGTGTCCATTTCAGTAGATGACTTAAAAGTTCCTGCAGCTAAACAAGATTTGATAGGACAAGCTGAAGAGCAAATATCTGCTACAGAAGAATGCTATAGACTTGGTGAAATTACAGAAGTTGAGAGACATACAAAAGTTATTGATACATGGACTGAAACTAATGAAAGATTAGTGGACGCTGTTAAGGATAATTTCAATCAAAATGATCCTCTAAATTCCGTTTGGATGATGGCCAATTCAGGAGCAAGGGGTAATATGTCTCAGGTGAGACAACTTGTTGGTATGAGAGGATTGATGGCTAATCCTCAAGGAGAAATCATTGACCTGCCAATAAGAACAAACTTTAGAGAGGGACTGACTGTTACTGAATATGTAATTTCTTCTTATGGAGCAAGGAAAGGCTTAGTAGATACTGCCTTGAGAACTGCAGATTCTGGTTATTTGACTCGAAGATTAGTTGATGTTGCTCAAGATGTAATTGTTAGAGAAGAAGACTGTGGAACAGAAAGATCAATAGTTGTTGAAGCTGAAGATGGTAAATTTGGAGCAAGGCTTCTTGGTAGACTTACCGCTGAGGACATTTTAGATTCTGAAGAAAAATTAATTATTCCTCAAAATACTGCAATTGATCCTGCATTGTCAGGAAAAATTGAGACAGCATCTATTACAAAAGTAAAAATAAGATCGCCATTAACATGTGAAGCGAATAGATCGGTTTGTAGGAGATGTTATGGATGGGCTTTGGCTCATAATCATCTGGTTGACTTGGGTGAGGCAGTAGGAATTATTGCAGCTCAATCTATTGGGGAACCGGGGACTCAATTGACAATGAGAACTTTCCATACTGGAGGGGTATCAACTGCTGAAAGTGGAGTAGTAAGATCAAAGATTTCTGGTAGAGTCGAATTTAGTTCAAAAGCGAAGGTTAGAGGTTATAGGACTCCACATGGCGTAGAAGCTAAACAAGCGGAAGTTGATTTTATATTAAAAATAGTTCCTCAAGGAAATAATTCTAACAAGTCTCAAAAAGTTGAAGTTTCTAGTGGATCACTCTTATTCGTAGATGATGGTGAAGAAATTAGTTCTGATATTACAGTTGCTCAAATTATTGCTGGAGCTGTTAAGAAGAGCGTGGAAAAAGCAACAAAAGATGTTGTTTGTGATTTGGCTGGGCAAGTCAAGTACGACAAGGTTATTCAACCAAAGGAGGTTACAGATAGACAGGGAAATATTACTTTAAAAGCACAAAGGTTGGGCCGCTTATGGGTTTTAGCTGGAGATGTTTATAACTTACCACCTAATGCAAGACCAGTTGTCTCATCTGGAAAGTCTGTAGTTGAAGGAACTGTTTTAGCAGAGGCAAGTCAATCAAGTGAGTTTGGTGGCCAAGTTCGATTAAGAGAATCAGTAGGAGATTCGAGAGAAGTTCAAATTGTTACTACTTCAATGTCTTTAAATAATTTTAAATTAATTGAAGAATCTACACACTCAGGCCAAATTTATAATTTGGAATCTAGTGATGGAACTTTATATCGTTTGAACACTGCTCCTGGTAGTAAAGTTAGTAATGGTCAGGTTATAGCAGATTTAACAGATGAAAGGTTCCGCACAAAAACTGGCGGGCTAGTCAAATACTCACCGGGATTAAGTGTCAAAAAAGCAAGATCATCTAAAAATGGTTTTGAAGTTAGTCAAGGCGGAACGTTGCTTTGGATTCCCCAGGAGACACATGAAATCAACAAGGATATATCCCTTCTAATGACTGAGGATATGAAATGGATTGAAGCAGGAACTGAAGTTGTAAAAGATATTTTTAGTCAAACATCAGGAATTGTTACGGTGACTCAGAAAAATGATATTCTCCGTGAAATAACTGTAAGAAATGGAACTTTTCATGAGTGTGATGATGAAGAAGTTTTGAATAGATTTACAGAAGAAGGCAATTTAGTAAATCCTGGCGAAAAGATTTTGGATGGTATTGATAATAAAGAAATATTATTTGTTCAGAAATTAGAAACATCAAAAGGTAGAGGCTTATTATTAAGAACTGTAGAAGAATTCAATATTCCTGATCAAGCACAATTACCCAATTTATCACATGTTAAGCAGGAAAAAGGACCACATTTAGGCTTAAAAGCTATCCAAAGACTTACCTACAAAGATGGTGAATTGATAAAATCAGTAGACGGAGTTGAATTGCTTAGAACACATTTAAGTATTGAAAGCTTTAATGCTACTCCTCAAATGACTATTGATGTCGAGTCGATGGAAGATGAAAATGATGCTTCAATTAATCGATTAAATTTAGTCATTTTAGAGTCTATTCTTGTTAGAAGAGACACTATGTCTGATTCTAGTCATGGCTCAACACATACAGAATTGCAAGTCAAAAATAATACATTAGTTAAAGCAGGAGATGTAATAGCTACTACTCAAATTCTTTGTAAAGAAAAGGGATTGGTTCAATTACCAAATGTTGTTGAGGATGATCCCATAAGAAGGTTAATCGTAGAAAGAGAAGAAGATAAGATTAAAATTAAGATTAGCAATAAAGCTGTTGTTAAAGTCGGTGATCGTGTAGTTGATGGTGATCCTATTAGTGGTTCTGAAAAAGCTATTTCATGTGGAGAAATTGAAGAAGTTTCTAGCAGTTCAGTGACCTTAAGAATTGGCAGGCCATATATGGTTTCTCCTGATTCAGTTTTACATGTTGAAGACGGAGATTTAGTCCTCAGGGGAGATGGTTTGGCGTTACTCGTTTTTGAAAGGCAGAAAACTGGAGATATTGTTCAAGGATTGCCTCGAATTGAAGAATTATTAGAAGCTAGGAGACCCAGAGATTCTGCTATCTTGTGTAACAAATCTGGAGTTGTTCAGATCAAACAAGGTAATGATGAAGAATCAGTTTCTTTATCGGTGATTGAAAAAGATGATTTAGTAAACGAATATCAACTATTACCAGGGAAAAATATAATGGTCAGTGATGGACAACAAGTTACAGGTGGAGAAGTTTTAACTGACGGACCAATTAATCCGCATGAATTATTAGATTGTTACTTTAGCGATATAAGAGATCAAAAACCTTTAATAGATGCAGCTCGAGAATCTATATCAAAACTACAGAGAAGTTTGGTAAACGAAGTACAAAACGTTTATAAATCACAGGGTGTCGCAATCGATGATAAACATATTGAAGTTATTGTTAGACAGATGACAAGTAAAGTTCGTATAGAAGATGCTGGGGATACTACTCTCTTGCCTGGCGAACTTATAGAGTTGAGGCAAGTGGAAGATACAAATCAAGCAATGGCAATTACAGGAGGAGCGCCAGCAGAATTCACTCCTGTTTTGTTGGGTATCACTAAAGCCTCTCTTAATACAGATAGCTTTATATCAGCAGCATCATTCCAAGAAACTACAAGGGTTCTTACAGAAGCCGCAATTGAAGGTAAATCTGATTGGTTAAGAGGTTTAAAAGAAAATGTTATTATCGGTAGACTAATACCTGCAGGTACTGGGTTTAGCGGATTTGTAGAGGAATTAGCCTCAGAGGCAGGTCCCCATCCCGATATTCTTGCTGAAGAATCAGGTGGATATAGAAGAGCACAGAACTTAAGGCCAGACTATACAGTTGATATGCCACAATCACCTGCTGTAAGCTCTACTGCAATTCTTGACGATCCTAGTGATGAAGATTTGGAGACTACGCGAAACCGACATGGAATCGATCCCTCTTCAAGTAATTTTGCTGCCTTTGCAAGACCTAGTGCTGAAAATCAATTTTCTGAAGATCAATTACCAGATCCTGCTGCATTGGAGGGATTACAAGAGGAGGGGCTTCTGTCTGATGAATAA
- a CDS encoding DNA-directed RNA polymerase subunit gamma, whose amino-acid sequence MTNSNLRTENHFDYVKISIASPQRIMDWGQRTLPNGQVVGEVTKPETINYRTLKPEMDGLFCEKIFGPSKDWECHCGKYKRVRHRGIVCERCGVEVTESRVRRHRMGYIKLAAPVSHVWYLKGIPSYVAILLDIPLRDVEQIVYFNCYVVLDPGDHKELKYKQLLTEDEWLEIEDEIYAEDSTIENEPFVGIGAEALKQLLEDLDLNQIAEELREEITQSKGQKRAKLIKRIRVIDNFIATNAKPEWMVLDAIPVIPPDLRPMVQLDGGRFATSDLNDLYRRVINRNNRLARLQEILAPEIIVRNEKRMLQEAVDALIDNGRRGRTVVGANNRALKSLSDIIEGKQGRFRQNLLGKRVDYSGRSVIVVGPKLKMHQCGLPKEMAIELFQPFVIHRLIRQNIVNNIKAAKKLIQKADDEVMQVLQEVIEGHPILLNRAPTLHRLGIQAFEPKLVGGRAIQLHPLVCPAFNADFDGDQMAVHVPLALESQTEARMLMLASNNILSPATGEPIVTPSQDMVLGSYYLTALQPNYQKPDFGDNKSTFASLEDVIFAFEDKRLSLHEWVWVRFNGEVEDEDEMSKPQKIEELEDGSRLEMWKLRRDRFDSQNNLISRFVLTTVGRVVMNYTIIDSVSKT is encoded by the coding sequence ATGACAAACAGCAACTTAAGAACTGAAAATCACTTTGATTACGTCAAAATTTCAATAGCTTCTCCACAAAGAATAATGGATTGGGGACAGAGGACATTACCCAATGGACAAGTGGTGGGGGAAGTTACAAAACCTGAAACTATTAATTACAGGACTCTTAAACCAGAAATGGATGGATTGTTTTGTGAAAAGATATTTGGGCCTTCTAAAGATTGGGAATGTCATTGTGGTAAATATAAAAGAGTTAGACATAGAGGGATTGTTTGTGAAAGGTGTGGGGTTGAAGTAACTGAAAGTAGAGTAAGAAGACATAGGATGGGCTATATAAAACTTGCTGCTCCAGTTTCCCATGTTTGGTATTTGAAGGGAATTCCTAGTTACGTTGCTATCCTTTTGGATATTCCACTAAGAGATGTAGAACAAATAGTTTATTTTAATTGTTATGTTGTTTTAGACCCGGGTGATCATAAAGAACTCAAATATAAGCAATTACTCACTGAAGATGAATGGTTGGAAATTGAAGATGAAATCTATGCTGAAGATTCAACTATTGAGAATGAGCCTTTTGTTGGTATTGGTGCCGAGGCCCTTAAGCAGTTACTTGAAGACCTTGATCTAAATCAGATTGCCGAGGAGCTGAGAGAAGAAATTACACAAAGTAAGGGACAGAAAAGGGCAAAACTTATTAAAAGGATAAGAGTTATTGATAATTTCATTGCAACTAATGCAAAACCAGAATGGATGGTCCTAGATGCAATTCCAGTGATACCTCCAGATCTTAGACCTATGGTCCAGCTTGATGGGGGAAGATTCGCAACTTCTGATTTAAACGATCTTTACAGAAGAGTTATAAATAGAAATAATAGATTAGCTAGGCTACAAGAAATTTTAGCTCCTGAAATTATCGTAAGAAATGAAAAAAGAATGCTTCAAGAGGCAGTTGATGCTCTTATAGATAATGGAAGGAGGGGAAGGACTGTTGTTGGAGCAAACAATAGAGCTCTTAAGTCCCTTAGTGACATCATTGAAGGAAAACAAGGAAGATTTAGACAGAATCTTCTCGGTAAGCGTGTTGACTATTCAGGAAGATCTGTAATAGTTGTGGGCCCTAAATTAAAAATGCATCAGTGTGGTCTTCCAAAGGAAATGGCGATTGAGCTCTTCCAACCTTTTGTAATTCATAGATTAATTCGCCAGAATATTGTGAATAATATTAAAGCTGCAAAAAAATTAATACAAAAAGCTGATGATGAAGTTATGCAAGTACTTCAGGAAGTAATTGAAGGCCACCCAATTCTTTTAAATAGAGCGCCTACTCTTCATAGGTTAGGAATTCAAGCTTTCGAACCAAAATTAGTTGGAGGTAGAGCAATTCAACTTCATCCTTTAGTTTGTCCTGCATTTAATGCTGACTTTGATGGTGATCAAATGGCAGTTCATGTTCCTTTAGCTTTAGAGTCACAAACTGAAGCACGCATGCTGATGTTGGCTAGTAATAACATTCTCTCTCCTGCTACTGGGGAACCAATTGTTACTCCATCACAGGATATGGTTTTGGGATCTTATTATCTGACTGCTCTGCAACCTAATTATCAAAAACCTGATTTTGGAGATAATAAATCTACTTTTGCTTCACTAGAGGATGTTATTTTTGCGTTTGAAGATAAAAGACTCAGCTTACATGAATGGGTATGGGTTAGATTTAATGGAGAAGTTGAAGATGAGGACGAAATGAGTAAACCACAAAAAATTGAAGAGCTAGAAGATGGCTCAAGATTAGAAATGTGGAAGTTAAGAAGAGACAGATTTGACTCACAGAATAATTTAATTAGTAGATTTGTTTTGACAACTGTAGGGAGAGTAGTTATGAACTATACCATCATTGATTCTGTATCTAAAACGTAA